DNA sequence from the Schistocerca americana isolate TAMUIC-IGC-003095 chromosome 2, iqSchAmer2.1, whole genome shotgun sequence genome:
TCACCGCCCACTGTGGCTCCGGCATTGGCCGTGTTGCAATGTCGTGGCAGTGGGTGGAGGTGGCGCGTGTGTTGGACTCACACACGTCCATCTGGGAGATGCTCTGTCCCCTCCCATTTGCTGCAGTTCTTCGTCATCTGTTGAATCGTGACGACGCTTCCCGTGTAGCAGTGTAGTACAGTGATCTTGACCTGCCATTCAGGGAGGCTCTGGTCATTCTGCCAAAATATCAGAAGCGCTGGTGTCCTGAATCGGCGAGATGGGGAGGCGCAGGAATCCACCCATCTGTGACAGCGGCAGGCTGAACTCTGCAACTGGTGATTGTGGTGACTATCTCTCCCAGTAGCGGCCGTCGTTACTCAGTAGCgtgcaggaaatctacaacagacttgtgACACATTTCATTTTACTGCAATCAGGTAATGGAGTACGAATGGTACGTACGCCACTGGTACATCTGACCGGTTGGCTTACGAGCTAAAATGCTGCAGTATTTATGGAGCGAAGCAgtggctaatacactactggccattaaaattgctacaccaagaagaaatgcaggtaataaacgggtattcattggacaaatattttatactagaactgacatgtgattacattttcacgcaatttgggtgcagagatcctgagaaatcaatacccacaacaaccacctctggccgtaataaaggccttgatacgcctgggcattgagtcaaacagagcttggatggcgtgtacaggtacagctgcccgtgcagcttcaacacgataccacagttcatcaagagtagtgactgccatattgtgacgagcccgttgctcggccacctttcacCAGACGTTtagagttggtgagagatctggagaatgtacaggccagggcagcagtccaacattttctgtatccataaaggtccgtacaggacctgcaacatgcggttgtgcattatcctgctgaaacgtagggtttcgcagggatcgaatgaagggtagagccacgggtcgtaacacatatgaaatgtaacgttcactgttcaaagtttcgtcagtgcgaacaagaggtgaccgagacgtgtaaccaatggcaccccataccatcacgccgggtgatacgcaagtatggcgatgacgaatacacgcttccaatgtgcgttcaccgccatgtcgccaaacacgaatgcgaccatcatgatgctgtaaacagaacctgacgttttgccattcgtgcacccaggttcgccgttgagtacaccatcgcaggcgctcctgtctctgatgcagcgtcgagggtaaccgcagccatggtctccgagctgatactccatactgctgcaaacgtcgtcgaactgttcgtgcagatggttgttgtcttgcaaacgtccccatctgttgactcaaggatcgaaacgtggctgcacgatccgttacagccatgcggataagatgcctgtcatctcgactgctagtgatacgaggccgttgggatccagcacggcgttccgtattaccctcctgaatccagcgattccatattttgctaacagtcattggatctcgaccaacgcgagcagcaatgtcgcgatacgataaaccgcaatcgcgataggctacaatccgacctttataaaagtcggaaacgtgatggtacgcatttctcctccttacgcgaggcatgacgccaacgtttcaccaggcaccgccggtcaactgctgtttgtgtatgagaaatcggttggaaactttcagcacgttgtaggtgtcgccaccggcgccacccttgtgtgaatgctctgaaaagctaatcatttgcatatcagagcatcttcttcgggtcggttaaatttcgcgtctatcgcacgtcatcttagtggtgtagaaattttaatggccattagtgtatttaccCGACGTCACTTTGTCATTGCTGCATAGGTCTTCTATTACGAAGGTGTCAGCGGTTCTTACTCTTCCGTGCTTGCTTAACGagtttgttatacagggtgaccctttcgaaagaggccccacaaacaaacattttcttaaattaGACTTAAAGGCTTTGcataaaaatgagaaaataaattgaACATGTCATATGTTGTTCATGGGTAAATAAAAGTGAATCACAAAGGGTGCTGGAAGTGACCGCCCTCGACCTGTAAACACAGTTGGCtggttgagatggctctgagcactatgggacttaacagctatggtcatcagtcccctagaacttagaactacttaaacctaactaacccaaggacgtcacacaacacgcagtcatcacggaACACAGATGAAGACGACGCTGCAGATTCTCTAATGTTGCTATCAGAACCTTTGGTGCCACTACCTGGATTTCACGGACTATGTTCTCTCGTAAATCTTCCTAGTTGTGTGGTGTGCTCCTGTAGATCTTGCCATTTAGACCACTCCAAAGGAAACAGTCAGTAGTGTTAAATGAGGTGATCTTGGGGCCACAGTTATTGCGAAATCACTCTGCCGGGGAAAACATGATTCGACATCAGCCATGGTCAGTCGAGGCGTGTGGCATGTGGCGCTATCTTGTTGGTATCAGCCGAAGGTACGTTCTTCATCGTCCAACTGGTTCGTAAATTCCTGAAACATTTCGGTGTAAACTGCATTTGTCACAGTAGACTCGAAAAAGATTAGTCCGATGGTGTGACTGTGATTTTGCACTCAACACGCCGATCTTTTGTTAATACAGGGGCTGCTCGGCCAGTGGATGTGGATTTTTATTACTCCAAAAACGTGTATTCTGAGCGTTTACGTAACCAGAGAGTTGGAACCACGCCTCATCATTGAACCACGTGTACAGCAAAATTGCTGGCCTCTGAGAACTAAACTGCTGAAACCAACGACAACATGTAATACGTTTTTCTTTGTCATTGACATTCAGTTCCTAAACAACTGTAAGGCTGTAAGGATACATGATGGCTTTCTTCGCAGCTCTGTGATATGTGCTCAATGACATTCCACTTTCCTGAGATAAACTTCGAAAAGATTGCAGGAGAGGCCAGCTATCGTTGTTTCACGTCAGTCACATTTTCTTCTGATAATGGTTCCGTCCCACGCCTTGAAGGTCCAGCACCGTTCCACTGCTGTTCATCTTGTCCACTAAGTTTTTTATGCACCATTGATACGGTATATGGGTTCACCAAATCGTTCAACAGACGTTCGCTAACGTATCGTAATGGAACCAGTAATCCAGTATTGTTTCGCAAGAAACACGCGCTCTTCGACAGAATAGCGATAAACTTTCACTGGACACTGAACTCCAGCCATAGTGACGCGTGGAAACACACTGTTGCGTCAAATGATGACGGTGCAATTTCAGCGGAATTGCGGCTTATGTTTGCGGGGCCTCTTTCGAATGAGACACACGGTAGAATTGATTAGCAATAGCATTGTTGATCAGCAATAGCGTTTGTATCATCACGGAACGAAGGTGATATGATGCTGTCTAGCTGCCTTGCCCCACTGCGATTCTGCTGGGGTCCACTGCCTGCCTTACCAGAAGCGCCGATGTTGTGTTTTCCTCTGACCCACTCTCGATGGTGAAATGTtttttcctcgcagattaaaactgtgtgccaggccgagactcgaactcgggacctttgcgtttcacgggcgagtgctctaccaactgacttacccaagcacgactcacgccccgtcctcacagctttacttctgccagtacctcgtctcctaccttccaaacttaacagaagctcttctgcgaaccttgcagaactagcactcctgaaagaaaggatattgcggagacatggcttagccacagctcagttggtagagcacttgcccgtgaaaggcaaaggtcccgagttcgagtctcggcctggcacacagttttaatctgccaggaagtttcatatcagcgcacactccgctgcagagtgaaaatctcattctgttttctCCTCGTTCGCCTCGTGTCAACACAGTCATAATGTAGGCTAGGTAGCTTCGTTCTGGGACTTCTAAAATTTTAACCGTTTGCTGCCTTGCACAAGTTTGGCATGCAACAATATTAACAAGAAGCAAAATTTATTTATTGGCTATTGTTCCTGGAGCTGAAGTTTTTAATTGTCAGGAGTGTATTGTCACATCTGAAGCTATATGTGACTGGAGAAGGAATGGGTTAAGTCAGGCGTAGGTGGATATTATATGcgtaaactaagttgacactcggcgcggtggccgATGGGAgcgacaacatccatacattttaaaacgTCCACGGATggctaaattaataaataaataaaaagaccataaatgggaaatgcctttacggtcgcccCCATCGACCTTCACGCCGAATGACAACTTAGTTCGCAGGTACAGTAATTTGCAGGTCTTCCAGAAATTTGGACAAGGAAGAATGACGTGAAAGACGATTACGTGGTGCCTTTTTGAGCTAAACACTATTAGGGATAGAACTGTTAACGTTCTCTTGGTAAACGAAATAGAACTCGATACTCGAAACAATCGAAAAGGAAAATAAGATTTTATATATAAGAAGTGAATTTTGTGCACAGTTTATTTTTTTTCACCTATTGTGGATCTCATTAAACACGAAATGTTTCCAGCGTACTGTACAGCTGCATTTTCTAATGGAATTCAGACTGATTCCTTTATCCGTAAGTACGAATTTACGAGTCCTGTGTTTATAATAGCTCGATGATATGACGTGATAAATGATGTGGTCTCCTAGTGTTTTTCTATTAAGTAATTCTAATATTTTCATTAACATCATATGATGATTTCATTGTTAACTAAGTAATTAACTTTGTAATTCGTAACTGAATTGAAAATAATACTTAGGAAAAACATGAAATCCTACAGAAACATAGGAGGTTAAGAATAAATACATTTCAATTGACAATCATTGATTTTTATTTAGAGCCTGTCATACTTTTCTTACCGCTTTCTTCTTTTATTAATTCCAACGGTGTgtgtttttttaagaagaatataaagcAAACAAAAAGGGCTGTATTACATATCATTCATTGATCGTATGAGACCCTTACATACATTTTATCTCATTTGCTACCTAAACAAAACAATGTTATACCAGCTTTGCATAGCAGTTGGTTCAACGTGATCTGGTTCTTCTGAAATAAATCATTAGCTGTTTCCTTCAGAAGACATGTCACTTTTCCTAGAAGAGGATCTTCTGCGAGTTCAAGTAATGTTGGGATAGCGTCTTCTAGGACGAGGTTGAAGAAATTGCCTAGGTCTTCATCACCGAGGAGACCCGTTATGTTGACCTGTAAAGCGAAAGAAAGAGCTGTTACTGTTTGTCTCTAGGTTAACCATCTCATATGTTAAATGACTAAAAATAGCAAAAGAGTAAAATTTTGATTTTAAGTTACCGTCTGCTACCCAACTAAAATATGCAAATCATTGATCTGTAAAAGTTCAGCTGAGTGTGGATAGGATTCTCCAATACCCACGGAGGTCGTTGCGACCATTATGTTTCGCAACACGGAAGGCAAGGTGACATATCTGTAAATGTAAGCGTTCGCGAAAAATGTGTATGGCTTCATCATACATCAAAGAATTCGGCAGCACAACAGAAAACAAAGTCAGTGACTACGCTAGTAGCTAGTATCCAAAGTTATTGTAATCAGAAAATGAGAGTATATTTTTTCTATGAAAATAGTAATGGAGCATTTTGGGCGTTGATAAAATTACCTGaagaatgaaattaaagaaatgatgCTAGTTACTATATTTCTGCAAGCCAACTGACTTTGCTCCATGAACACTATGTGTGAAAGATaaaacaacagccggccgaagtggccgtgcggttctaggcgctgcagtctggaactgcgagaccactacggtcgcaggttcgaatcttgcctcgggcatggatgtgagtgatgtccttaggttagttaggtttaactagttctaagttctaggggactaacgacctcagaagttgagtcccatagtgatcagaaccatttgaaccataaaacaacAGAGTTACAATTAATTACAAGACATATACGATACAATAGTGTCTGAAAGATGTAAACAGGAAAGTTATAAAACCAAGAAACCTTCGAGAAtttcaagtaaataataataaaactagaaaATGACAACCTAATCAGCAAAACACGCAACAAACACTTCAACTGTCCTTTCAAGCCCTATGCAACGTATTCCTATCATCTGCGGATTAGAATATGCCTCCAAGGTCCGACGGAATCCCTGTCAGGTTCTATACCACTCCGTTAACCACAATTTACCTAATAACCTCGAACAAAAAACAGTGCCCAGCACTtagaaaaagcacaggtcacatccgtctgCAAGAAAGCTAGCAGAAGTAATTCACAAAACTACAATCCAATATACTTGCCATctatttgttgtaaaatcttagaagatactctgaactcaaacataattagATATCTCGAAGAGAAGGACATTCTCcaagccaaccagcatggattcaaaTAAATGTCGATTTTGCGAAACCAAACTCttttttttctcacatgacatcccaaAAGCCACTattcaaggcagtcaggtagattcgTGATTTCCGAAAGATATTTTATTCCGTTCCGTATCTATACTTATGATCGATAGTACGATCGTATAGCATATcatgcgaaatttgtgactggttgagGATATCTTGATAGGGACGACACAGCATGTTATATTAGACAGATGGTCACCCACAGTAGCAGAAGTAACTTTATGTGTGGCCGGGGAATTGTGTAACGCCCCTCGCTGCTCATAATGTGTGTTAAAgaccttgcagaaaatattaacaaCTTCAGACATTTTGCAGGTGATGCACTTATCCACTATGAAGCACTGTAAGAAGCTGCATAGATATTCAGGCAGATCTTGGTAAGATTACAAAGTGACGCAAAGattggcaaattgctttaaatgtttaaaaatgtaaaattgtgcacgtcACAAAACGCAAAAAAAGAAACATATTTCGAACGACTATGTCAGTGAGACATGGGTAGAATCGTTCAACCCATACAAATATCAGGGTGTAACAGTCTGTTCGGATACGAAATGCAGTGATCATGTACCCGCAGTGGTAGGTGAAGTGGATGGCAGACTGCTGTTCATAGGCAAAATACTtgggaaatacaatcagtctacaatggACTGCTGCAAGACACTTGTGTGACCTAGActactgttcaagtgtgtgggacacataccgaatacagttgtaacgccggaaatgcatatcctcctatttccatctattgtactataaatttttttccttattttgtcacctgaagatatgacgtttctgcgtctttgtatattgtaattgttttactatttgtatatatatatatatatatatatatatatatatatatatatatatatatgcatttatgtcgatgtataattggcttgttgtgtaaatactatttgtatttttacgctgggtcttgcctagggaaaactatgctatcgaacgaatacatcgataggtcgtgtggagaaccaaagtgtttaggatctttggtagtgttaactctgccgcgtggagtgcaGGCAGAGCAcaaagagtctggctggagtagggtggtggagcaggtgtgttgtgtggcgctcccgcgagttgctgggctttcggggtttggcagcatgtaattgcgcccgacttgctatgttagtttctgacatggtgtcgcggacgggaagcgttagctgacacacatcaagagcccgtttcggctggagaccgtgtcgagaagaaggcgcgccaacatccagcttctgcaacagcgacggccgacaatgagtgattgtcgccacctcctcgatcgacgacttcaaacgtttaatcaaccaacaaggaagactggtagcacgtaaagttttagagctgtatagcagacctcagcttttcaaactgttaaatttttctcactaaattacagcaacgtagcatgaacctttgttgctcattgtcccaattgctttaccaggcagggtcccttccttttctggaatgaacccgagtgtcgctgaaattcaaacgccagcattaaagtaacatcattcgatttcactgctttaatttcaaagttcagttaaggtattcatagctggctacaatatttagattacacaagcacaaattaagggtGCGAATttcgttaccgtattttagcttacctgtgactgcagctcagcttggtacgtactaaattttactattgttaattgttcagaatcatttaattcaagttcaaagttaaatctcttatctctaaattgcgtagattcaagtagcttttgaaatgattgttgaggtagctcaagactaaccgtattttactgaatttcgatgtgcttcagaaacaaagctcactattaatttcagtcactaaattaactttcaattttccggttttattaattcttttgctaaattaagtcagagtgtagcgaaatttattacttctgacaaactttcagttttcacactacacgtgtcaaccttcagtgctagtgctaattatatgtgtaataacctttctttttcagttactatagtaattgtccataggactggcgactgtaatttcccccaaatctcaaatatctaattaccgctagttaattgctaacgtaacggccgcacatttactttctttattaactttaccccttttcaaaattaatttccaccagtttcatttgcatttttcctttcatttagatgtaaccctttcctccctctgtaccgacagataaacttcggtgacgattgcttttcccaaatttccattaggtacacgcggtttaatttttcactgtcattaaggtcgataagtgaggaggaggttacacagTTAGTGGGGAATACTGAGCAGATACAAGAAGGGCATCACGAATGGTCACAACTGTGTTCGGACGATGGGAAGAAGTCACAAAGATGCTGAAAGAAACAGGGAAAACGCTTGAAGGTAGTCGCAAAATATCCTGTTAAACCTAATTAGAAGTCTGCTATAATCAACTTTCGTTGATGAAACTAGGAACATACTAAAAGCCACTACTTATAGCTCCCGCAGGGATCGCGAGGGCTAGATTAGATTACTTACAGCGCGCAAAGAGGCGTTTAAACAATCATTATTCCATTGCTACTTACGTGAACGGAACATGAAGAAGACGTAATACCTACTGGATCGCGAAATACCCTATGCCATGCATTTGACGGTGGTTTCCAGAatttgtatgtagatgcagatgtagttgaTGGCTTACTGAAAAAGCTAAACCGGTTGCGATACAATTGGTGCCATCTGAAGCTGAAATATGTAGCAAAAGTTTTCTTTTGTACAATGGACATTCAGTTTAAGACGTCACAGTGATCTGGTCAGTCAATAACCTCGTTTACTGCCAATGTAGGTACTTATTTCAGTGAGAATAAGAACTGAGTAACAGGAGAGGCATGTTGGGGCAGAATGCATATGAGTGCGATCGTTTATTTAAGAACGATTGGTGAAAACCAGACAGGCACatcgaaatagaggagatagttgTAGATCTGTACTCGgtgcaagcagtaaacgaaaccaaagaaaaatctatagtaggaattaaaactcaaggaggagaaataaaaactttgaggctatCCGATAtcatcataattctgtcagagacaggaaaggccttggaagagcaattCAGTGGAGTGGACgtgatcttgaaaggaggatatgagatgaacaacgAAAGCAAAGCgaagataaaggaatgtagtcgtattaaatcaggtgaGACTGAAGGAATGATTAGGAAACCAGAGACTGCAAGTAGTAGATGGGTATTGTTTTTTgggcaacaaagtaactgatgacggctgagaagatacaaaatgtagattggcaatggcaagaaaaacatatTTGAAGAAGAGAAGCTTGTTTACATCAAATATAGATTcaggtgttaggaagtcttttcgggAAGTATTTGTACGAAATGtagtcatgaatggaagtgaaacatggactataagcagtttagacaaggagagaatagaaacttttgaaatgtggtgctgcaggagaatgctgaagatcagatggatagatcacgtaactaatgaggaggtactgaatagaattcgagGGGAAAGAaacttatggcacaacctgaccagaagaagggatccgttgataggacatattccgAGATATCAAGTAATCACCAGATTAGCACTAGAGAGAAGTGCTGAAGGTAAAGCtcgtagagagagagaaagagatcaaGAGATAAATGCAGTCAGCAGATTCAAAACAATGTAagtcgcagtagttattcggagatgaagaggcttgcataggacagagtagcatagagagctgaatgaagtgaatcttcggattgAAAGCCACAACAATGATAGTTGTAAAAGTAAAAATCAGTCAAGGATCAGTAGTCAACAACGTGCAAGACATTTTGAACACGATAAATGCTGCCGCCCGGTGGGTTTTGCGGTTGCCCAAACACATTCAAAAAGCCCGCTGAACCAACGCAGCAGCGAAAATGTTGCAACTGTATCAGGCTAATGCAGATGACTCCTTCAGCCGCCTGAACACGATGGACAAGTGAAGAGGGTACCGCTACGACCTTGATACAAAGAAGGAGAGCCAGCAATGGAAACATGTGAATTCATCAACGTCAAAAACGGCTAAGACCTACTATCAACCAGCAAGGCAAtgctgtgtaattttttttttggtgtctACCATGGTGTGGTActtaccaacaccgactcaaaggaaggcctcggcgcttgttggtgacgtcacgtcagctaggcacggcgaacgccaggtctgttgcaggcagaaacgcctgggcgtgcttatcactataaatctcttatttttggacaaaatgtttggtattgttttgtattctgcagttttatttagatgaaagattttcttactatcgtaaagctacaaatgaagaatgtattactgaatcctgtcgaaacaaacgtagatcaatatgagaagacgctttgccccattgcaagcttcggaaattttacattcaagtaactatatttacttgatccattttgttatcgaaacttaccccaacccccttacaatgaactcgtttcttttatttatttatttattttcgtttgacatcatcactggaaatgtgaactaatttacatgtgtaaatgtccaagtgttgccagtcattagattacagtcgttttcagcgAAAGAAAttgtaaacaggaaacaaaatagcttcatacatcgaaaatactgctgagcttaaacttttttaaacatgcacactaGAAAAGATAGatgttcccctcttgcaactgaaaggagaaactttataagataaaaacaattttatttcataaaacaagtatctctcttttgcctcttcttctgtcccccaccccctctaccaacgtgtacaatcgcaagatatttcattaacattcacccCACAGTCAACCAAGGTACCTAAAGaaaagcaccaatatgttcacagtttcttgtaaaagcaacccagtacaaacgtaacttcctcagatttacaaacaaggtaaagaagcacgaattctgttgctgctggaccatgaagttattTTTGTACGTCAATCCTTAGAACAGGTGGACATTTGAGTTCAGgaatacactatttgttaagaagtgtaatgaattgcgcaattaattgattgcagaaatctctcagaacaatgtgtgttggtcaactactgccaatagtttcacattttcctgtgtcagagagggagacaccaccattatgagtatgcctgcaacagacctggcgttcgccgtgcctagctggcgtgacgtcacgaacaagcgccatggccttcctttgagtcggtgtttcTCATGATGAGGCTACAGGAAGCTATGAAGACGAAGCGCTATGGGATCCATCCAAGGGGGATCGTTCTGCGCAGGAGGCTTCTTTGGACTGTCAAATTTTGCCTCACTACACATATTCTCCTCACACAGTATCCAATAATTTCTTTCTCTTCACTTGGATGGAGAAACCATTACGTGGCAAATATTCCGGCAATAACGTCGAAGCGATTTTTGAGGTGGCTCATTTCCCAAACAACCAAAATGCTGACTTCTTCGAGACTGGTTTTCTACAGGTCGTCCTTTAACTGGGAAAAATTGT
Encoded proteins:
- the LOC124596409 gene encoding uncharacterized protein LOC124596409; the protein is MDGWLGGGLLYLFGHGDIKLSLVDISLYVGLGLRTVENIVDVTCVALDYNVGDVKVNITGLLGDEDLGNFFNLVLEDAIPTLLELAEDPLLGKVTCLLKETANDLFQKNQITLNQLLCKAGITLFCLGSK